TGGATGAAGAGTACCGATTAAAGAACGTCTTCTGGGCTGATAATAGGTGTCGACAAGCATACAAGGAATTTGGCGATGTTGTCACATTTGACACCACATACCTAACCAATAGATACGAAATGCCGTTTGCTTCATTTGTTGGTGTAAATCACCATGGGCAGTCAACATTACTTGGTTGTGGTATAATTTCCAATGAAGACACCCGAACTTTCATGTGGTTGTTTAGGAGATGGCTTGAGTGCATGGAGGGTCAGGCCCCCATAGGAATAATCACAGATCAAGATAGGGCCATGCAAAATGCTATTGAGATAGTCTTTCCTTACACGAAGCATAGATGGTGTTTATGGCATATATTAAAGAAGTTGCCTGAAAAATTTGGTAACTATAGCGATCAGGCTTATATTTTTTCATCCATACATGACGCGGTGTATGAATCACAAAGTCCTGAAGATTTCGAGCAAGTCTGGAATTCAATGATTGACAAATATGAATTGCATGACAACGATTGGTTGTCTGGACTTTATAGAGAAAGAGGTCGTTGGGTCCCATGTTTCTTAAAAACTAGTTTTTGGGCAGGTATGTCAACAACGCAACGGAGTGAGGGTATAAACGCATTTTTTGATGGATATGTACACTCGAAAACCTCATTGAagcaatttgttgaacaatatgagcGGGCAATGAGGTGTAAAGTTGAGAAGGAGTTTCAAGCTGACGTGAAATCATTTTCTCAGATGGTCCCATGTGCAACGAAGTTTGCCATAGAGAAACAATTTCAGGAAGTCTatacaatctcaaaattcaaggaGTTTCAAGAAGAGTTCACTGGGATGATCTATTGCGTGATTGTGTTTGCCGAAGAGGGACTACTAGGTACGAGGTATATGGTACGAGAAGAGATTATATTTGAGGAAAGAGTGAGGCACaaaaaatatgttgttgtttttaatGAAGAGAAATGTGATATTGTTTGCAGTTGTCACATGTTTGAGTTTAAGGGAATAATTTGCAGACATGTTGTCACAGTTTTGATCCAAAAAGGTGTCAGATCAATACCTGAAAGGTATATTATACGACGATGGAGGAGAGATGTTAGTAGATCCTATATGAGGGTCAAGATTAATTACAACGGTTGGATTAGTACGCCTAGCCAGTTGAGATATGATGAACTGTGTAGTGAGTTTGCCAAGGTAGCAGACTTGGTAGCAGACGACGAAGAACAAACTCGGGTAACTATGGAGTGGATCCAATCTCAATTGAATGCATTGAGCATATCCAAAGTGAAGTCAAGCTGTGGTAGTCATATACATTCTCAACACAATGTGGAAAAACAAGGCCCTGATTGTGGAGAGGCAGCAACAGATACAAGTGGCCAAATATTTGATCCAAGATGCTCGCAAACAAAGGGAGCCCCTAGGAAGCTTCGCAAGAAGGGCCCATTGGAATCAAATACTAAGAAAATGAAGGTatgttttgttctattttttacTAACCTCAAAGTAATATGTTGTGCTCAACTTCTTGATTATAATGgttgtatatttgattttatgcCCAGGTCGGATCCTCGAAAGCAAACAAAGGCAAGGCGCCACGACAAAACATTGTTCAAGATGTTCAAGCAGTCAATGAAGGTTTTTCACAACATGCACAATATCACGCGCTTACACCATTGACCTACTCACAACATTTGATGGTAAGTATTTGGATAAGATTAGGTTATAACttgtgtgtggacactagtgtcCACAAATTCTTGTTCAACACCATTGACCTACACCATTGTTCAACATTTGTTtgctttaaataattaaaagatcGATTCAGCTCAagccataaaaaatttaacacacTAACAGAACTGATAATATATTAAGTGATTCTTTATAGATGTTAATTTAACACACTAGCAACATCAGATGGAGCTAAGCtgatttttaagaatttgttgaacaatatgatttttattaagttgatgctgaaaatatttatgGCTTCAGCTAAGAATTTTCAGCAAAGTTGATTTTTAAGAATTCCTGGTTCCTTTGCTGCAGGCTGTCACTCACTATCAAACCAGGAATCCTCCTCCCGGAGTGTCTATGTTTGGCACGGGTCAACCTTTTATGCCAATGAACCCACCCTACCGACAACCCGGTGACAACTGACCAGATTTTTGAGATTAAGGTACATATTTTAAGTTATTGTAGTAAGGAactacatatttttgttttgcatGCTATTGgaataattaatcttaattctAGTGCCATTGGTATGTGCTTGATGCATAAATTGTTTATTGTGGTAGACTTAAATTGTTTATTGTGCTAATTTTCTCGTTTCTTGTTCAGAATGGATTCTCAAATCAAGCATGCCCTTGTGGTGAAAGTTATGGGTCGAATAGGATAAAGGGATCAGGTGACCCAGGTGAGAGTCAAAAAGGGAAGCAGAAAGGTTGCGCTCATGTCTTATTTGATAGGAAGGATGTACTGATTTTGTATTGAAGCAAGAAGATTGTACTAATTTTGTTAGAATGTGACTTAAGAAGTTATTTGAGTTTGACTTGTGGGTTTTGTATTTGCTCTAACATCctttgaattaatattttatgatagtTTTTGAGGATTATGGCAAAATGTAAGTAATGAAATGTTTTACTTACATTACATGATTTTGAGGATTATGGCAAAATGTAAGTAATGAAATGTTTTACTTTCATTGTGTGCATTGTTTGATTCATGGATTTGTTGTAGTCATTAGGACAGGGATTGAATGTCTGAAGCGGACATGGGACTTGCCTCACTCCAACTGTTTAGAATTGGATCATAACGCCACACGCGGCTCATGGCTGATGCTCTAGAAAATCCTCCCAGCACAAAGATACAACCATCAATAGCCCCAACAGCACAGCCACAAAAGGACATCCGATCCGGTGCATCCTTCCTTCCAAGCCTGGTCCTATGGCATCTGCAATTCTGATACTCGATCCCACCATATTCCACACCCGAAGACCTGATAAGCCCTTTCTAGATCCTTCATCTGTTGAAACATTGGGCATTGGTGGTAGCCTTTGCCATTTCCTAGTCGGTGGGTCCAATGCATACCACATGAGTTTATCATGTTCCACCTTTGTCAAAACATAAAGCCATTCTTTTGTTATTCCAAGTTCTTTTCTGACCTTATAAAGCTCTTGACTTACAATGGCAGATTTCCAGCTCCGTGAGACTAATTTTACATTAGTAGCTAATTCTAGGAAGTCTAGCAAGAATCTGAATTGATATCTCATCAGGAAGGCTGGGAATTAGTCGTGGGTCCTCATAAAAGCTTGAGGATGTCTTTTGCCTTTTGCAAGTTTCACTATGTGGTACTACATTCATTCTTAATAACTTTTTATACCTAAATGTACTAATAACTAAACACCAACGCACAAAGCAATTCATTTCGTGATGAGAAACAGTACATGTCTAATAACTTTTTATACACTGATTACAATAAAGCTAAATACCTAAATGTACTACATTCATTCTTCATTAGCCATATccataaaataaacaagaagCAACTCAATCCTAACACTATTATACATCTTACAAATTTGGTCCTATACTCTTGGaccttaatttttaattgaaaaatttcttctattaGACACATGTGGTCTTTCTGGAGCTTTAGTATCTTTGCTTTTCTCCTGACAGCTTTTTCTTCAAAGACCCTTGCATGTTCTTGtagttttctctcttttgcAGCCATTTCTGTCTTGTTACGTTTCAATGTATCCAATACAACTCCACATAATGCTTTCTCACGATTTGTTCTTTCATCATCGATCCACTGAAACCACTTGCAATCATCATCCTGTTCACAAAACcatccaacaatcaattttgttcacattaacaaaataatttgatttataaGTTAACAATTTACCTTCCAAAATCGGCACCTCAAAAATTTTCTTCCGGGATTACTTTTAGTCCATGATGTATAGGAACAGACAGGTACACCATGCTCACACATGATTCCATGATAAGAGGTAGAAGAGTTCATTGAAACATCACTCATTTCCAAATTGGAATTCATCTTAACTAAAAAGTACAATTTGCAAAGTATGATTTAGTTAAATAGTACGCACTAAAATTTGCAAATTTGTAAACAGTACAAGAC
The sequence above is a segment of the Diospyros lotus cultivar Yz01 chromosome 7, ASM1463336v1, whole genome shotgun sequence genome. Coding sequences within it:
- the LOC127805698 gene encoding protein FAR1-RELATED SEQUENCE 5-like; this translates as MSDNHIVLVESFEDNEETIVANEDIIENNECPRLNDELPKEDNDLVPKVGMKFKNENEVFEFYKRYAYHVGFPVKRRNSKKGDDGVVQYVGYACSREGKRNIKPSTSLNPQPTIQLGCKARLTACSDVLGIWRISTIYLEHNHKTSPTKSRLYRCNRQLSEHVKRQLEVNDIAGIPLHKSYNSAVVEAGGYENLTFVEKDCRNYIDQVRRLRLGEGDAAAIQAYFSKMQAFCPGFYFSLDLDEEYRLKNVFWADNRCRQAYKEFGDVVTFDTTYLTNRYEMPFASFVGVNHHGQSTLLGCGIISNEDTRTFMWLFRRWLECMEGQAPIGIITDQDRAMQNAIEIVFPYTKHRWCLWHILKKLPEKFGNYSDQAYIFSSIHDAVYESQSPEDFEQVWNSMIDKYELHDNDWLSGLYRERGRWVPCFLKTSFWAGMSTTQRSEGINAFFDGYVHSKTSLKQFVEQYERAMRCKVEKEFQADVKSFSQMVPCATKFAIEKQFQEVYTISKFKEFQEEFTGMIYCVIVFAEEGLLGTRYMVREEIIFEERVRHKKYVVVFNEEKCDIVCSCHMFEFKGIICRHVVTVLIQKGVRSIPERYIIRRWRRDVSRSYMRVKINYNGWISTPSQLRYDELCSEFAKVADLVADDEEQTRVTMEWIQSQLNALSISKVKSSCGSHIHSQHNVEKQGPDCGEAATDTSGQIFDPRCSQTKGAPRKLRKKGPLESNTKKMKVGSSKANKGKAPRQNIVQDVQAVNEGFSQHAQYHALTPLTYSQHLMAVTHYQTRNPPPGVSMFGTGQPFMPMNPPYRQPGDN